One window of the Manihot esculenta cultivar AM560-2 chromosome 14, M.esculenta_v8, whole genome shotgun sequence genome contains the following:
- the LOC110630783 gene encoding TBC1 domain family member 13 isoform X1, which translates to MLKGKLQLPDKARRVFPDRLGSLVAGLVDKEDENGLYDSVFESGEELEFIQPDRAELCKESDYEFQCEYGDDCDLSLNDKMMEKEDAKTRKRSEKDGPGQVSVMEVFAADEKRSDIEHELSQKEINLEKLRRIASTGLPEGGGLRGTTWKLLLGYLPPSRDLWEKELTENRQKYAKLKEELLSSPSELNAVNNDVLNSDELNAEGDGGGPLKRHGVSHEDHPLSVGKSSAWHQYFQHTEIADQIDRDLQRTHPNIKFFSGDSSFSRKNRDAMRNILLLFAKLNPAIRYVQGMNEVLAPIFYVFSADTDQQNAANAEADSFSCFVRLLSDSVDHFCPQLDNSPVGILSTLSRLTDLLKANDEELWRHLEFTTKVKPQFYAFRWITLLLTQEFDLQCILRIWDSLLSNPSGVQDMLLRICCAMLLCVKSRLLSGDFAANLRLLQHYPDINIEYLLQLARDLSPDT; encoded by the exons ATGCTCAAAGGCAAGCTCCAGCTCCCTGACAAAGCTCGCCGTGTCTTCCCCGACCGCCTTGGAAGCTTGGTCGCGGGTCTCGTTGATAAAGAAGATGAAAATGGCTTGTATGACTCGGTTTTTGAGTCCGGAGAGGAGCTTGAGTTTATTCAGCCCGATAGGGCCGAGTTGTGTAAGGAAAGTGACTACGAATTCCAATGTGAATACGGGGATGACTGTGATTTGAGCCTCAATGATAAAATGATGGAAAAAGAGGATGCTAAGACACGGAAAAGATCCGAGAAAGATGGACCGGGTCAGGTTTCGGTGATGGAGGTTTTTGCCGCCGACGAGAAAAGGTCTGATATTGAACATGAG CTTTCTCAGAAGGAGATCAATTTAGAAAAGTTGAGGAGAATTGCTAGTACAGGTCTCCCTGAGGGAGGAGGTTTACGTGGAACAACTTGGAAG CTTCTTTTAGGTTATTTGCCTCCTTCTCGCGACTTGTGGGAAAAGGAGCTAACTGAGAACAGACAAAAGTATGCTAAGCTAAAAGAGGAGCTTCTGTCAAGTCCC TCAGAGCTCAATGCGGTAAATAATGATGTATTGAATTCTGATGAGCTGAATGCTGAAGGTGATGGTGGTGGACCACTTAAGCGACATGGGGTTTCTCATGAAGATCACCCCTTGAGCGTTGGTAAGAGTAGCGCTTGGCATCAGTACTTCCAG CATACTGAGATTGCAGACCAGATTGACCGTGATTTGCAGCGTACACACCCTAATATTAAATTCTTTTCAGGGGACTCATCATTCAGCAGGAAAAACAGG GATGCAATGAGGAATATTCTTCTCCTTTTTGCAAAACTAAATCCTGCTATTCGTTATGTTCAAGGCATGAATGAGGTCTTGGCACCAATATTCTATGTGTTTAGTGCTGACACTGATCAGCAGAATGCT GCAAATGCAGAAGCAGATagtttttcttgttttgttcgACTACTGAGTGACTCAGTGGATCACTTTTGTCCACAGTTGGATAATAGTCCAGTTGGTATCCTATCCACCCTTTCCCGATTGACAGACTTGCTGAAAGCAAATGACGAGGAATTATGGCGGCATCTTGAGTTCACAACCAag GTTAAGCCACAATTCTATGCATTCAGGTGGATCACATTACTGCTCACTCAAGAATTTGACTTGCAGTGCATCTTAAGAATTTGGGATTCACTTCTGAGTAATCCTTCTGGTGTTcag GATATGCTTTTGCGGATCTGTTGTGCAATGTTGTTATGTGTGAAAAGCAGGCTATTAAGTGGGGATTTTGCAGCTAACTTGAGGCTTTTGCAGCATTATCCTGATATCAACATAGAATACCTTCTTCAGTTAGCTCGGGATCTGAGTCCTGACACTTAA
- the LOC110630783 gene encoding TBC domain-containing protein C1952.17c isoform X4, translating to MLKGKLQLPDKARRVFPDRLGSLVAGLVDKEDENGLYDSVFESGEELEFIQPDRAELCKESDYEFQCEYGDDCDLSLNDKMMEKEDAKTRKRSEKDGPGQVSVMEVFAADEKRSDIEHELSQKEINLEKLRRIASTGLPEGGGLRGTTWKLLLGYLPPSRDLWEKELTENRQKYAKLKEELLSSPSELNAVNNDVLNSDELNAEGDGGGPLKRHGVSHEDHPLSVGKSSAWHQYFQHTEIADQIDRDLQRTHPNIKFFSGDSSFSRKNRDAMRNILLLFAKLNPAIRYVQGMNEVLAPIFYVFSADTDQQNAANAEADSFSCFVRLLSDSVDHFCPQLDNSPVGILSTLSRLTDLLKANDEELWRHLEFTTKVDHITAHSRI from the exons ATGCTCAAAGGCAAGCTCCAGCTCCCTGACAAAGCTCGCCGTGTCTTCCCCGACCGCCTTGGAAGCTTGGTCGCGGGTCTCGTTGATAAAGAAGATGAAAATGGCTTGTATGACTCGGTTTTTGAGTCCGGAGAGGAGCTTGAGTTTATTCAGCCCGATAGGGCCGAGTTGTGTAAGGAAAGTGACTACGAATTCCAATGTGAATACGGGGATGACTGTGATTTGAGCCTCAATGATAAAATGATGGAAAAAGAGGATGCTAAGACACGGAAAAGATCCGAGAAAGATGGACCGGGTCAGGTTTCGGTGATGGAGGTTTTTGCCGCCGACGAGAAAAGGTCTGATATTGAACATGAG CTTTCTCAGAAGGAGATCAATTTAGAAAAGTTGAGGAGAATTGCTAGTACAGGTCTCCCTGAGGGAGGAGGTTTACGTGGAACAACTTGGAAG CTTCTTTTAGGTTATTTGCCTCCTTCTCGCGACTTGTGGGAAAAGGAGCTAACTGAGAACAGACAAAAGTATGCTAAGCTAAAAGAGGAGCTTCTGTCAAGTCCC TCAGAGCTCAATGCGGTAAATAATGATGTATTGAATTCTGATGAGCTGAATGCTGAAGGTGATGGTGGTGGACCACTTAAGCGACATGGGGTTTCTCATGAAGATCACCCCTTGAGCGTTGGTAAGAGTAGCGCTTGGCATCAGTACTTCCAG CATACTGAGATTGCAGACCAGATTGACCGTGATTTGCAGCGTACACACCCTAATATTAAATTCTTTTCAGGGGACTCATCATTCAGCAGGAAAAACAGG GATGCAATGAGGAATATTCTTCTCCTTTTTGCAAAACTAAATCCTGCTATTCGTTATGTTCAAGGCATGAATGAGGTCTTGGCACCAATATTCTATGTGTTTAGTGCTGACACTGATCAGCAGAATGCT GCAAATGCAGAAGCAGATagtttttcttgttttgttcgACTACTGAGTGACTCAGTGGATCACTTTTGTCCACAGTTGGATAATAGTCCAGTTGGTATCCTATCCACCCTTTCCCGATTGACAGACTTGCTGAAAGCAAATGACGAGGAATTATGGCGGCATCTTGAGTTCACAACCAag GTGGATCACATTACTGCTCACTCAAGAATTTGA
- the LOC110630783 gene encoding TBC1 domain family member 13 isoform X3 has protein sequence MLKGKLQLPDKARRVFPDRLGSLVAGLVDKEDENGLYDSVFESGEELEFIQPDRAELCKESDYEFQCEYGDDCDLSLNDKMMEKEDAKTRKRSEKDGPGQVSVMEVFAADEKRSDIEHELSQKEINLEKLRRIASTGLPEGGGLRGTTWKLLLGYLPPSRDLWEKELTENRQKYAKLKEELLSSPSELNAVNNDVLNSDELNAEGDGGGPLKRHGVSHEDHPLSVGKSSAWHQYFQHTEIADQIDRDLQRTHPNIKFFSGDSSFSRKNRDAMRNILLLFAKLNPAIRYVQGMNEVLAPIFYVFSADTDQQNAANAEADSFSCFVRLLSDSVDHFCPQLDNSPVGILSTLSRLTDLLKANDEELWRHLEFTTKVKPQFYAFRWITLLLTQEFDLQCILRIWDSLLSNPSGVQVIQMLDD, from the exons ATGCTCAAAGGCAAGCTCCAGCTCCCTGACAAAGCTCGCCGTGTCTTCCCCGACCGCCTTGGAAGCTTGGTCGCGGGTCTCGTTGATAAAGAAGATGAAAATGGCTTGTATGACTCGGTTTTTGAGTCCGGAGAGGAGCTTGAGTTTATTCAGCCCGATAGGGCCGAGTTGTGTAAGGAAAGTGACTACGAATTCCAATGTGAATACGGGGATGACTGTGATTTGAGCCTCAATGATAAAATGATGGAAAAAGAGGATGCTAAGACACGGAAAAGATCCGAGAAAGATGGACCGGGTCAGGTTTCGGTGATGGAGGTTTTTGCCGCCGACGAGAAAAGGTCTGATATTGAACATGAG CTTTCTCAGAAGGAGATCAATTTAGAAAAGTTGAGGAGAATTGCTAGTACAGGTCTCCCTGAGGGAGGAGGTTTACGTGGAACAACTTGGAAG CTTCTTTTAGGTTATTTGCCTCCTTCTCGCGACTTGTGGGAAAAGGAGCTAACTGAGAACAGACAAAAGTATGCTAAGCTAAAAGAGGAGCTTCTGTCAAGTCCC TCAGAGCTCAATGCGGTAAATAATGATGTATTGAATTCTGATGAGCTGAATGCTGAAGGTGATGGTGGTGGACCACTTAAGCGACATGGGGTTTCTCATGAAGATCACCCCTTGAGCGTTGGTAAGAGTAGCGCTTGGCATCAGTACTTCCAG CATACTGAGATTGCAGACCAGATTGACCGTGATTTGCAGCGTACACACCCTAATATTAAATTCTTTTCAGGGGACTCATCATTCAGCAGGAAAAACAGG GATGCAATGAGGAATATTCTTCTCCTTTTTGCAAAACTAAATCCTGCTATTCGTTATGTTCAAGGCATGAATGAGGTCTTGGCACCAATATTCTATGTGTTTAGTGCTGACACTGATCAGCAGAATGCT GCAAATGCAGAAGCAGATagtttttcttgttttgttcgACTACTGAGTGACTCAGTGGATCACTTTTGTCCACAGTTGGATAATAGTCCAGTTGGTATCCTATCCACCCTTTCCCGATTGACAGACTTGCTGAAAGCAAATGACGAGGAATTATGGCGGCATCTTGAGTTCACAACCAag GTTAAGCCACAATTCTATGCATTCAGGTGGATCACATTACTGCTCACTCAAGAATTTGACTTGCAGTGCATCTTAAGAATTTGGGATTCACTTCTGAGTAATCCTTCTGGTGTTcag GTGATCCAGATGCTTGATGATTAG
- the LOC110630783 gene encoding TBC1 domain family member 13 isoform X2, giving the protein MLKGKLQLPDKARRVFPDRLGSLVAGLVDKEDENGLYDSVFESGEELEFIQPDRAELCKESDYEFQCEYGDDCDLSLNDKMMEKEDAKTRKRSEKDGPGQVSVMEVFAADEKRSDIEHELSQKEINLEKLRRIASTGLPEGGGLRGTTWKLLLGYLPPSRDLWEKELTENRQKYAKLKEELLSSPSELNAVNNDVLNSDELNAEGDGGGPLKRHGVSHEDHPLSVGKSSAWHQYFQHTEIADQIDRDLQRTHPNIKFFSGDSSFSRKNRANAEADSFSCFVRLLSDSVDHFCPQLDNSPVGILSTLSRLTDLLKANDEELWRHLEFTTKVKPQFYAFRWITLLLTQEFDLQCILRIWDSLLSNPSGVQDMLLRICCAMLLCVKSRLLSGDFAANLRLLQHYPDINIEYLLQLARDLSPDT; this is encoded by the exons ATGCTCAAAGGCAAGCTCCAGCTCCCTGACAAAGCTCGCCGTGTCTTCCCCGACCGCCTTGGAAGCTTGGTCGCGGGTCTCGTTGATAAAGAAGATGAAAATGGCTTGTATGACTCGGTTTTTGAGTCCGGAGAGGAGCTTGAGTTTATTCAGCCCGATAGGGCCGAGTTGTGTAAGGAAAGTGACTACGAATTCCAATGTGAATACGGGGATGACTGTGATTTGAGCCTCAATGATAAAATGATGGAAAAAGAGGATGCTAAGACACGGAAAAGATCCGAGAAAGATGGACCGGGTCAGGTTTCGGTGATGGAGGTTTTTGCCGCCGACGAGAAAAGGTCTGATATTGAACATGAG CTTTCTCAGAAGGAGATCAATTTAGAAAAGTTGAGGAGAATTGCTAGTACAGGTCTCCCTGAGGGAGGAGGTTTACGTGGAACAACTTGGAAG CTTCTTTTAGGTTATTTGCCTCCTTCTCGCGACTTGTGGGAAAAGGAGCTAACTGAGAACAGACAAAAGTATGCTAAGCTAAAAGAGGAGCTTCTGTCAAGTCCC TCAGAGCTCAATGCGGTAAATAATGATGTATTGAATTCTGATGAGCTGAATGCTGAAGGTGATGGTGGTGGACCACTTAAGCGACATGGGGTTTCTCATGAAGATCACCCCTTGAGCGTTGGTAAGAGTAGCGCTTGGCATCAGTACTTCCAG CATACTGAGATTGCAGACCAGATTGACCGTGATTTGCAGCGTACACACCCTAATATTAAATTCTTTTCAGGGGACTCATCATTCAGCAGGAAAAACAGG GCAAATGCAGAAGCAGATagtttttcttgttttgttcgACTACTGAGTGACTCAGTGGATCACTTTTGTCCACAGTTGGATAATAGTCCAGTTGGTATCCTATCCACCCTTTCCCGATTGACAGACTTGCTGAAAGCAAATGACGAGGAATTATGGCGGCATCTTGAGTTCACAACCAag GTTAAGCCACAATTCTATGCATTCAGGTGGATCACATTACTGCTCACTCAAGAATTTGACTTGCAGTGCATCTTAAGAATTTGGGATTCACTTCTGAGTAATCCTTCTGGTGTTcag GATATGCTTTTGCGGATCTGTTGTGCAATGTTGTTATGTGTGAAAAGCAGGCTATTAAGTGGGGATTTTGCAGCTAACTTGAGGCTTTTGCAGCATTATCCTGATATCAACATAGAATACCTTCTTCAGTTAGCTCGGGATCTGAGTCCTGACACTTAA
- the LOC110600216 gene encoding uncharacterized protein LOC110600216, with the protein MSSILCSQGVVLATAMAVSGTVILLALRLQKSHPASLLSSQQVLRSCISSDGSKKKKKKRVHFAEDVVDPKGNGEDFRRQRGAIVLSKNSSSPPKLKKIGGAGGGGSGAAKGKGMPANRLALYNGILRDRVVHRLAYSC; encoded by the exons ATGTCCTCTATACTCTGCTCACAAGGAGTGGTTCTGGCCACTGCCATGGCTGTTTCTGGCACCGTAATTCTCCTCGCTCTTCGCCTTCAAAAATCTCACCCTGCCTCCCTCTTATCTTCGCAGCAAGTTCTACGCTCCTGTATCTCCTCAG ACGGgagcaaaaagaagaagaagaagagggtgcACTTTGCAGAGGATGTGGTGGATCCAAAAGGAAACGGAGAAGATTTCAGACGGCAGCGTGGTGCCATTGTTCTCAGCAAGAATTCATCGTCTCCACCAAAGTTGAAGAAGATAGGTGGTGCCGGAGGTGGTGGCAGCGGTGCTGCTAAAGGCAAAGGAATGCCTGCAAATAGATTGGCTCTCTACAATGGGATCCTGAGGGATCGTGTGGTTCACCGATTGGCCTATTCTTGTTAA